The Tachypleus tridentatus isolate NWPU-2018 chromosome 5, ASM421037v1, whole genome shotgun sequence genome includes a window with the following:
- the LOC143250997 gene encoding uncharacterized protein LOC143250997 isoform X1: protein MRYLGVTGSTRVYQLCEMSFIIKTPSMRIYLHIIRSTSVCPGSEKKRIERERKLYNMNFIVAFSVLSCALVVVAVDDTNEHPDNLRDPTINSRLPPSSDFDNRGFDRYSNNLYDNRGSGYFPVGFRGNGNYPYRDRFQFRYPQSPYSNSFNSRYPYDDRFDYRGPYDDRFGSRYPYDDRLDSQYPYDDRFGSRYPNDDRFDSRYPNDYRFNNLGDRSYLYDRLFDDRGYGSYPYYRYPYNNRGHSRDSRYRYGRRYPYDSAYGNSVPYGDRVSGYTRSFRSTDGVSPLVYSSRDKYPASASSNIHYQLKVPGVNVGGGDEPSRIFKTKKERSV from the exons ATGAGGTATCTCGGTGTAACAGGCTCAACCAGGGTGTACCAGTTGTGTGAAatgagttttattataaaaactccCTCTATGAGAATCTATCTTCATATAATTCGTTCCACATCAGTTTGCCCAGGTTCAGAAAAGAAAAGAATAGAACgagaaagaaaactgtacaaCATGAACTTTATT GTGGCGTTTTCTGTCCTCTCGTGTGCTTTGGTTGTGGTGGCTGTGGACGACACCAATGAGCACCCTGATAATTTACGCGATCCCACGATCAACAGCCGTCTCCCACCCAGCTCTGACTTCGACAACCGAGGCTTTGATAGATATAGCAATAACCTTTATGATAACCGGGGAAGTGGATATTTCCCTGTCGGTTTTAGAGGGAATGGAAACTATCCTTACCGCGACCGATTTCAATTTCGCTATCCACAGTCTCCTTACAGCAACAGCTTCAATTCCCGATACCCATACGACGATAGATTCGATTACAGAGGCCCTTACGACGATAGATTCGGTTCCCGATACCCATACGACGACAGATTAGATTCCCAATATCCCTACGACGATAGATTCGGTTCCCGATATCCAAACGACGATAGATTCGATTCTCGATATCCAAACGATTATCGCTTCAATAACCTAGGAGACAGAAGTTATCTTTATGATCGTCTCTTCGATGATCGAGGCTACGGAAGTTATCCTTACTACAGGTATCCCTACAACAACAGAGGTCACTCGAGGGATAGTCGCTATAGATACGGTAGAAGATATCCTTATGACTCAGCCTATGGTAACTCAGTTCCTTATGGTGATCGTGTTTCTGGTTACACGAGGTCTTTCCGCTCCACAGACGGTGTTTCGCCACTGGTTTACTCTTCAAGGGACAAATACCCCGCAAGTGCGAGCAGTAATATCCACTACCAACTAAAGGTTCCAGGAGTTAACGTAGGTGGAGGAGATGAGCCCTCTCGaatcttcaaaacaaaaaaagaacgtTCAGTATAA
- the LOC143250997 gene encoding uncharacterized protein LOC143250997 isoform X2, whose translation MNFIVAFSVLSCALVVVAVDDTNEHPDNLRDPTINSRLPPSSDFDNRGFDRYSNNLYDNRGSGYFPVGFRGNGNYPYRDRFQFRYPQSPYSNSFNSRYPYDDRFDYRGPYDDRFGSRYPYDDRLDSQYPYDDRFGSRYPNDDRFDSRYPNDYRFNNLGDRSYLYDRLFDDRGYGSYPYYRYPYNNRGHSRDSRYRYGRRYPYDSAYGNSVPYGDRVSGYTRSFRSTDGVSPLVYSSRDKYPASASSNIHYQLKVPGVNVGGGDEPSRIFKTKKERSV comes from the exons ATGAACTTTATT GTGGCGTTTTCTGTCCTCTCGTGTGCTTTGGTTGTGGTGGCTGTGGACGACACCAATGAGCACCCTGATAATTTACGCGATCCCACGATCAACAGCCGTCTCCCACCCAGCTCTGACTTCGACAACCGAGGCTTTGATAGATATAGCAATAACCTTTATGATAACCGGGGAAGTGGATATTTCCCTGTCGGTTTTAGAGGGAATGGAAACTATCCTTACCGCGACCGATTTCAATTTCGCTATCCACAGTCTCCTTACAGCAACAGCTTCAATTCCCGATACCCATACGACGATAGATTCGATTACAGAGGCCCTTACGACGATAGATTCGGTTCCCGATACCCATACGACGACAGATTAGATTCCCAATATCCCTACGACGATAGATTCGGTTCCCGATATCCAAACGACGATAGATTCGATTCTCGATATCCAAACGATTATCGCTTCAATAACCTAGGAGACAGAAGTTATCTTTATGATCGTCTCTTCGATGATCGAGGCTACGGAAGTTATCCTTACTACAGGTATCCCTACAACAACAGAGGTCACTCGAGGGATAGTCGCTATAGATACGGTAGAAGATATCCTTATGACTCAGCCTATGGTAACTCAGTTCCTTATGGTGATCGTGTTTCTGGTTACACGAGGTCTTTCCGCTCCACAGACGGTGTTTCGCCACTGGTTTACTCTTCAAGGGACAAATACCCCGCAAGTGCGAGCAGTAATATCCACTACCAACTAAAGGTTCCAGGAGTTAACGTAGGTGGAGGAGATGAGCCCTCTCGaatcttcaaaacaaaaaaagaacgtTCAGTATAA